The following proteins are encoded in a genomic region of Apodemus sylvaticus chromosome 21, mApoSyl1.1, whole genome shotgun sequence:
- the Dync1li2 gene encoding cytoplasmic dynein 1 light intermediate chain 2 isoform X1, which translates to MAPVGVEKKLLLGPNGPAVAAAGDLTSEEEEGQSLWSSILSEVSTRARSKLPSGKNILVFGEDGSGKTTLMTKLQGAEHGKKGRGLEYLYLSVHDEDRDDHTRCNVWILDGDLYHKGLLKFAVSAESLRETLVIFVADMSRPWTIMESLQKWASVLQEHIDKMKIPPEEMRDLERKFMKDFQDYIEPEEGCQGSPQRRGPLTSGTDEDGVALPLGDNVLTHNLGIPVLVVCTKCDAVSILEKEHDYRDEHLDFIQAHLRRFCLQYGAALIYTSVKEEKNLDLLYKYIVHKTYGFHFTIPALVVEKDAVFIPAGWDNEKKIAILHENFTTVKLEDAYEDFIVKPPVRKLVHDKELAAEDEQVFLMKQQSLLAKQPATPTRTSESPARGPSGSPRTQGRGGPASVPSASPGASVKKPDPNIKNNAASEGVLASFFNSLLSKKTGSPGSPSAGGVQGTAKKSGQKTVLSNVQEELDRMTRKPDSMVTNSSTENEA; encoded by the exons ATGGCGCCGGTGGGGGTGGAGAAGAAGCTGCTGCTGGGTCCCAACGGGCCCGCAGTGGCGGCCGCCGGCGACCTGACCAGTGAAGAGGAGGAAGGCCAGAGTCTATG GTCTTCGATCTTGAGCGAAGTGTCCACCCGTGCCAGGTCCAAGCTGCCGTCCGGCAAGAACATTCTGGTGTTCG GTGAAGATGGTTCTGGTAAAACAACTCTCATGACCAAACTCCAAGGAGCAGAGCACGGCAAAAAAGGAAGAGGCTTGGAGTATCTTTACCTCAGCGTTCATGATGAGGACCGCGACG ATCACACGCGCTGCAATGTATGGATTTTAGATGGAGACCTCTACCACAAAGGTCTGCTGAAATTTGCAGTTTCAGCTGAGTCTTTGCGGGAGACCTTGGTCATTTTTGTTGCAGACATGTCTCGACCTTGGACTATAATGGAGTCTCTGCAGAAGTGGGCTAGTGTTTTACAGGAGCACATTGACAAGATGAAGATTCCACCAGAGGAAATGAGGGATCTGGAACGGAAAT TTATGAAAGATTTTCAAGATTATATCGAGCCTGAAGAAGGTTGTCAGGGTTCCCCACAGAGAAGAGGGCCTCTGACCTCAGGCACAGATGAAGACGGTGTTGCCCTCCCCCTGGGTGACAATGTGCTGACTCATAACTTGGGGATCCCAGTGTTGGTGGTGTGCACAAAG TGTGACGCAGTGAGCATCTTGGAGAAGGAGCACGATTACAGGGACGAGCACCTGGACTTCATCCAGGCGCACCTGCGGAGATTCTGCCTCCAGT ATGGAGCTGCCTTGATTTACACCTCAGTGAAGGAAGAGAAAAACCTTGACTTGCTGTATAAGTACATTGTTCATAAAACATATGGCTTCCACTTCACCATACCCGCCTTAGTTGTGGAAAAGGACGCAGTTTTTAT ACCTGCAGGCTGggacaatgaaaagaaaatagctaTTTTACATGAAAATTTCACAACCGTGAAGCTGGAAGATGCTTATGAAGATTTTATTGTCAAGCCTCCTGTGAGAAAG CTGGTCCATGACAAGGAGCTGGCAGCTGAGGATGAGCAGGTGTTCCTAATGAAACAACAG TCACTCCTTGCCAAGCAGCCTGCCACGCCCACAAGAACCTCC GAATCCCCTGCCAGAGGACCCTCTGGCTCTCCAAGGACGCAGGGTCGGGGTGGACCAGCTAGTGTGCCAAGTGCCTCCCCAGGAGCGTCAGTAAAGAAGCCAGATCCAAACATCAAAA aTAATGCAGCAAGTGAAGGGGTATTGGCCAGCTTCTTCAATAGTCTGTTGAGTAAAAAAACAGGCTCTCCTGGAAGTCCCAGTGCTGGTGGAGTGCAGGGCACAGCCAAGAAGTCAG GACAAAAGACTGTGTTGTCAAACGTTCAGGAAGAACTGGATAGAATGACTCGAAAGCCAGACTCCATGGTAACAAACTCTTCAACAGAAAACGAAGCCTGA
- the Dync1li2 gene encoding cytoplasmic dynein 1 light intermediate chain 2 isoform X2: MAPVGVEKKLLLGPNGPAVAAAGDLTSEEEEGQSLWSSILSEVSTRARSKLPSGKNILVFGEDGSGKTTLMTKLQGAEHGKKGRGLEYLYLSVHDEDRDDHTRCNVWILDGDLYHKGLLKFAVSAESLRETLVIFVADMSRPWTIMESLQKWASVLQEHIDKMKIPPEEMRDLERKFMKDFQDYIEPEEGCQGSPQRRGPLTSGTDEDGVALPLGDNVLTHNLGIPVLVVCTKCDAVSILEKEHDYRDEHLDFIQAHLRRFCLQYGAALIYTSVKEEKNLDLLYKYIVHKTYGFHFTIPALVVEKDAVFIPAGWDNEKKIAILHENFTTVKLEDAYEDFIVKPPVRKLVHDKELAAEDEQVFLMKQQESPARGPSGSPRTQGRGGPASVPSASPGASVKKPDPNIKNNAASEGVLASFFNSLLSKKTGSPGSPSAGGVQGTAKKSGQKTVLSNVQEELDRMTRKPDSMVTNSSTENEA; encoded by the exons ATGGCGCCGGTGGGGGTGGAGAAGAAGCTGCTGCTGGGTCCCAACGGGCCCGCAGTGGCGGCCGCCGGCGACCTGACCAGTGAAGAGGAGGAAGGCCAGAGTCTATG GTCTTCGATCTTGAGCGAAGTGTCCACCCGTGCCAGGTCCAAGCTGCCGTCCGGCAAGAACATTCTGGTGTTCG GTGAAGATGGTTCTGGTAAAACAACTCTCATGACCAAACTCCAAGGAGCAGAGCACGGCAAAAAAGGAAGAGGCTTGGAGTATCTTTACCTCAGCGTTCATGATGAGGACCGCGACG ATCACACGCGCTGCAATGTATGGATTTTAGATGGAGACCTCTACCACAAAGGTCTGCTGAAATTTGCAGTTTCAGCTGAGTCTTTGCGGGAGACCTTGGTCATTTTTGTTGCAGACATGTCTCGACCTTGGACTATAATGGAGTCTCTGCAGAAGTGGGCTAGTGTTTTACAGGAGCACATTGACAAGATGAAGATTCCACCAGAGGAAATGAGGGATCTGGAACGGAAAT TTATGAAAGATTTTCAAGATTATATCGAGCCTGAAGAAGGTTGTCAGGGTTCCCCACAGAGAAGAGGGCCTCTGACCTCAGGCACAGATGAAGACGGTGTTGCCCTCCCCCTGGGTGACAATGTGCTGACTCATAACTTGGGGATCCCAGTGTTGGTGGTGTGCACAAAG TGTGACGCAGTGAGCATCTTGGAGAAGGAGCACGATTACAGGGACGAGCACCTGGACTTCATCCAGGCGCACCTGCGGAGATTCTGCCTCCAGT ATGGAGCTGCCTTGATTTACACCTCAGTGAAGGAAGAGAAAAACCTTGACTTGCTGTATAAGTACATTGTTCATAAAACATATGGCTTCCACTTCACCATACCCGCCTTAGTTGTGGAAAAGGACGCAGTTTTTAT ACCTGCAGGCTGggacaatgaaaagaaaatagctaTTTTACATGAAAATTTCACAACCGTGAAGCTGGAAGATGCTTATGAAGATTTTATTGTCAAGCCTCCTGTGAGAAAG CTGGTCCATGACAAGGAGCTGGCAGCTGAGGATGAGCAGGTGTTCCTAATGAAACAACAG GAATCCCCTGCCAGAGGACCCTCTGGCTCTCCAAGGACGCAGGGTCGGGGTGGACCAGCTAGTGTGCCAAGTGCCTCCCCAGGAGCGTCAGTAAAGAAGCCAGATCCAAACATCAAAA aTAATGCAGCAAGTGAAGGGGTATTGGCCAGCTTCTTCAATAGTCTGTTGAGTAAAAAAACAGGCTCTCCTGGAAGTCCCAGTGCTGGTGGAGTGCAGGGCACAGCCAAGAAGTCAG GACAAAAGACTGTGTTGTCAAACGTTCAGGAAGAACTGGATAGAATGACTCGAAAGCCAGACTCCATGGTAACAAACTCTTCAACAGAAAACGAAGCCTGA